In Actinomadura citrea, a single window of DNA contains:
- a CDS encoding carboxymuconolactone decarboxylase family protein: protein MAEFTVYDETDAPADARPQLEAAKKRMGFVTTLNGVMAESPELLAGYNALSEQFTRSSLPGHAKHAVLITASVLNGCEYCVAAHSTVALRARVPAEVVEALRAGRPLDDPALEAVRRLTGAMVTQRGWVDDADVEAFLAAGHTRRHVLDVVLGVGMKTLSNYTNHIAHTPLDPAWKEQEWTASS from the coding sequence ATGGCCGAGTTCACCGTCTACGACGAGACCGACGCCCCCGCCGACGCCCGCCCGCAACTGGAGGCCGCCAAGAAGCGGATGGGGTTCGTCACCACGCTCAACGGCGTGATGGCCGAGTCGCCGGAGCTGCTCGCCGGCTACAACGCCCTGTCGGAGCAGTTCACCAGGTCGTCGCTGCCGGGGCACGCCAAGCACGCCGTGCTGATCACCGCCAGCGTGCTGAACGGCTGCGAGTACTGCGTGGCCGCGCACTCCACGGTGGCGCTGCGGGCCCGCGTCCCCGCCGAGGTCGTGGAGGCGCTGCGCGCGGGGCGGCCTTTGGACGATCCCGCGCTGGAGGCCGTCCGCCGCCTCACCGGTGCCATGGTGACGCAGCGCGGCTGGGTGGACGACGCGGACGTCGAGGCGTTCCTGGCCGCCGGCCACACCCGCCGGCACGTCCTGGACGTCGTCCTCGGCGTCGGCATGAAGACACTGTCCAACTACACCAACCACATCGCCCACACTCCGCTCGACCCGGCCTGGAAGGAGCAGGAGTGGACGGCGTCCTCCTGA
- a CDS encoding RNA polymerase sigma factor: MTAPQVGTWDLLRPLAPQVLGALVRRYGHFDTAEDAVQEALIAAASQWPEQGVPDDPRAWLITVASRRLTDLLRAEQARRRREDALAAWTPPDAWLVPAADRPPPGGDDTLILLFMCCHPVLAPDLQIALTLRSVGGLTTAEIARAFFVPESTMGQRISRAKRRVRDSHLPFRMPAADERPARVAAVLRVLYLIFTEGYASTAGAYLFRGEVAAEAIRLARIVHRLLPGDAEAAGLLALMLLTDARRPARTGPGGDLVPLAEQDRSLWNAGYIAEGVELLAAALPRGPAGPYQVQAAIAALHDEAATARETDWPQIAALYGVLMELSPNPMAALNHAVAVAMARGPGAGLALLEELRDDTRIAGHHRLHAVRAHLLEMSGDTAAARASYLAAAERTHSLPEQRYLHARAARLAGTAVRPGGPAGD; encoded by the coding sequence GTGACCGCGCCTCAGGTGGGGACCTGGGACCTGCTGCGCCCGCTGGCACCGCAGGTCCTCGGCGCGCTGGTCCGCCGGTACGGGCACTTCGACACCGCCGAGGACGCCGTCCAGGAGGCGCTGATCGCCGCCGCGTCGCAGTGGCCGGAGCAGGGGGTCCCCGACGACCCGCGCGCCTGGCTGATCACGGTGGCGTCGCGCCGGCTGACCGATCTGCTGCGCGCCGAGCAGGCCCGCCGGCGCCGCGAGGACGCCCTGGCCGCGTGGACGCCGCCGGACGCCTGGCTCGTTCCCGCCGCCGACCGCCCGCCGCCGGGCGGCGACGACACCCTGATCCTGCTGTTCATGTGCTGCCACCCGGTGCTGGCGCCGGACCTGCAGATCGCGCTGACCCTCCGCTCGGTCGGCGGGCTGACCACGGCCGAGATCGCCCGCGCGTTCTTCGTGCCCGAGTCGACCATGGGGCAGCGCATCAGCCGCGCCAAGCGGCGCGTCCGCGACAGCCACCTCCCCTTCCGGATGCCCGCCGCGGACGAGCGTCCCGCCCGGGTCGCCGCGGTGCTGCGCGTCCTCTATCTGATCTTCACGGAGGGGTACGCGAGCACGGCCGGGGCGTATCTGTTCCGGGGAGAGGTGGCGGCCGAGGCGATCCGGCTGGCCAGGATCGTGCACCGGCTGCTGCCCGGCGACGCCGAGGCGGCCGGGCTGCTCGCGCTCATGCTGCTCACCGACGCGCGCCGGCCCGCCCGCACGGGGCCGGGCGGGGACCTCGTCCCGCTCGCCGAGCAGGACCGGAGCCTGTGGAACGCGGGGTACATCGCCGAGGGAGTGGAACTGCTGGCTGCGGCGCTGCCGCGCGGGCCCGCCGGCCCCTACCAGGTGCAGGCCGCGATCGCCGCGCTCCATGATGAGGCCGCGACGGCGCGGGAGACCGACTGGCCGCAGATCGCCGCCCTCTATGGGGTGCTGATGGAGCTGTCGCCCAATCCGATGGCGGCGCTCAACCACGCCGTGGCCGTGGCGATGGCCCGCGGGCCGGGCGCCGGGCTCGCCCTGCTGGAGGAGTTGCGGGACGACACGCGGATCGCCGGGCACCACCGCCTGCACGCCGTCCGCGCCCACCTGCTGGAGATGTCCGGCGACACCGCCGCCGCGCGAGCCTCCTACCTGGCGGCGGCCGAGCGCACCCACAGC
- a CDS encoding YciI family protein translates to MLMLYASQRAYDEMAGNVPEDEAVWSAEELAEMYEFMEKFNQDLVESGEFVDAQGLAAPVHTRRFHMKDGAPAVTDGPYPETAEVLAGYTVIECDSFDRASQIAARLAQCPGPEGARERAYADLRPIVDGRADLEP, encoded by the coding sequence ATGCTCATGCTGTACGCGTCGCAGCGGGCCTACGACGAGATGGCGGGCAACGTGCCCGAGGACGAGGCCGTCTGGTCCGCCGAGGAACTGGCCGAGATGTACGAGTTCATGGAGAAGTTCAACCAGGATCTGGTCGAGTCCGGGGAGTTCGTGGACGCCCAGGGCCTGGCCGCGCCGGTCCACACCCGCCGCTTCCACATGAAGGACGGGGCGCCGGCCGTGACCGACGGCCCCTACCCCGAGACCGCCGAGGTGCTCGCCGGATACACCGTCATCGAGTGCGACAGCTTCGACCGCGCCTCGCAGATCGCCGCGCGGCTGGCGCAGTGCCCCGGCCCGGAGGGGGCGCGGGAACGGGCGTACGCTGACCTGCGGCCGATCGTCGACGGGCGCGCCGACCTGGAGCCGTGA
- a CDS encoding DUF6069 family protein: MSGGTGGRRVLTVAGAVAAPLALWVVTGPVTGLDPSAEMGGEVQRVGAGPVIAGSLIAGLAAWGLLALLERVTGRPGRVWTVIALVALVLSMTGPLGDAADGASVAVLAAMHLVVAAVLIPGLGRSARPSRAAAPARRVPDRDPNH, encoded by the coding sequence ATGTCCGGAGGTACCGGTGGACGGCGGGTGCTGACCGTGGCGGGAGCGGTCGCCGCCCCCCTCGCGCTGTGGGTGGTCACCGGCCCGGTGACCGGGCTCGACCCGTCCGCCGAGATGGGCGGGGAGGTCCAGCGGGTCGGGGCGGGCCCGGTGATCGCGGGCAGCCTGATCGCGGGGCTGGCCGCCTGGGGACTGCTCGCGCTGCTGGAACGCGTGACCGGGCGGCCGGGGCGCGTGTGGACCGTCATCGCCCTGGTGGCGCTCGTGCTGTCGATGACCGGACCGCTCGGCGACGCCGCCGACGGCGCGTCCGTGGCCGTCCTGGCGGCGATGCACCTGGTCGTGGCCGCGGTCCTGATCCCCGGTCTCGGCCGTTCGGCCCGACCGTCGCGAGCGGCGGCCCCCGCGCGGCGAG
- a CDS encoding response regulator — MARVTRPLRVLIVDDDALVRAGLSMMLDGTGGITVAGEAADGDEVPAAADAHAPDVVLMDLRMPRVDGITATRRLRERPNPPEVIVLTTFDSDENILHALRAGASGFLLKDTPPDQIVRAVRQVAAGDPILSPRITRRLMDRAAVEAGAYQRARAALARLSPREHEVVLAIAHGRSNADIAAELFMSVATVKAHVSSVLTKLDLDNRTQIALLAHDAGLA; from the coding sequence ATGGCCCGCGTGACCCGCCCCCTGCGCGTACTGATCGTGGACGACGACGCCCTCGTCCGCGCCGGGCTGTCGATGATGCTGGACGGGACGGGCGGCATCACCGTGGCGGGCGAGGCCGCCGACGGCGACGAGGTCCCCGCGGCCGCCGACGCGCACGCCCCCGACGTCGTGCTGATGGACCTGCGGATGCCGCGCGTGGACGGCATCACCGCGACCCGCAGGCTGCGGGAGCGGCCGAACCCGCCGGAGGTCATCGTGCTGACGACCTTCGACTCCGACGAGAACATCCTGCACGCGCTGCGCGCGGGAGCCAGCGGCTTCCTGCTGAAGGACACGCCGCCGGACCAGATCGTCCGGGCCGTGCGGCAGGTCGCCGCCGGCGACCCGATCCTGTCGCCGCGCATCACCCGCCGACTCATGGACCGCGCGGCGGTGGAGGCCGGCGCCTACCAGCGCGCCCGCGCGGCGCTCGCCCGGCTGAGCCCCCGCGAGCACGAGGTGGTTCTGGCGATCGCTCACGGGCGTTCCAACGCCGACATCGCCGCCGAGCTGTTCATGAGCGTGGCCACGGTCAAGGCGCACGTGTCCAGCGTCCTGACCAAGCTCGACCTGGACAACCGCACCCAGATCGCGCTGCTGGCGCACGACGCCGGCCTCGCCTGA
- a CDS encoding TetR/AcrR family transcriptional regulator → MPDVKHFDPDAVLDRAVLLFWRRGAAATGIAEVVAETGINRSSLYATFGGKRDLYVAALRRYADRQSRPVFDRLAADGRGLPGIAAFFDGLVAARCSGEYARWGCMVSNAHAAQDGSDAGEREVLAAHHEALCTAMRTALLAAREHGQLRGDVDVRTAAQMLALLAYGVNLRSRAGAGPGELADTVDAALRSLSPLP, encoded by the coding sequence ATGCCGGACGTCAAGCACTTCGATCCCGACGCCGTCCTGGACCGGGCGGTGCTGCTGTTCTGGCGGCGCGGCGCCGCCGCGACGGGGATCGCCGAGGTGGTGGCCGAGACCGGGATCAACCGGTCCAGCCTGTACGCGACGTTCGGCGGCAAGCGGGACCTGTACGTGGCGGCACTGCGCCGCTACGCCGACCGGCAGTCGCGCCCGGTGTTCGACCGGCTCGCCGCAGACGGGCGGGGCCTGCCCGGCATCGCCGCGTTCTTCGACGGGCTCGTCGCCGCGCGTTGCTCCGGCGAGTACGCCCGCTGGGGCTGCATGGTGTCCAACGCCCACGCCGCACAGGACGGGAGCGACGCCGGCGAGCGGGAGGTGCTCGCCGCCCACCACGAGGCGCTGTGCACCGCGATGCGCACCGCCCTTCTCGCCGCCCGCGAGCACGGGCAGTTGCGCGGCGACGTGGACGTCCGCACCGCCGCGCAGATGCTGGCGCTGCTGGCCTACGGGGTGAACCTGCGCTCCCGCGCCGGCGCCGGTCCCGGCGAGCTGGCGGACACGGTGGACGCCGCCCTGCGCTCCCTCTCCCCGCTTCCCTGA
- a CDS encoding sensor histidine kinase: protein MSETFDQARPDGRRMLWCAAGVAAAAGALGALTLWGRFSADVAGAVLALDIAVALVSWLLSPLLLWRPVGVALALTVLAALSPTATPAASMGVLQVAQRRPFRVAALVGAAGIAAHVVQGLWQPNRGISFGWWLLLIALGYGAMVGWGALARARRELLMSLRERARRAEAEQGRRVAEARMAERTRIAREMHDVLAHRLSLLATYAGALEYRPDAPPEKLSHAAGVIRAGVHQALDELREVILLLRAEDTDEEDRPQPVLDDVPRLVEECRDAGGQVELRDETVGASALPAAAGRTAYRVVQEGLTNARKHAVGRPVRVVLEGRPGGRLVVDIRNPLAEDGAGPLAPGSGTGLVGLTERVRLAGGRLDHQAAAGEFRLRAWLPWPA from the coding sequence GTGAGCGAGACGTTCGACCAGGCAAGGCCCGATGGCCGGCGCATGCTGTGGTGCGCGGCCGGCGTCGCCGCGGCGGCGGGGGCGCTGGGCGCGCTGACGCTGTGGGGCCGCTTCAGCGCGGACGTGGCCGGCGCCGTTCTGGCCCTGGACATCGCGGTCGCCCTGGTGAGCTGGCTGCTGTCGCCGCTGCTGCTCTGGCGGCCGGTGGGCGTCGCCCTGGCGCTGACCGTTCTGGCGGCCCTGTCCCCCACCGCCACACCGGCGGCCAGCATGGGCGTGTTGCAGGTCGCGCAGCGGCGCCCGTTCCGGGTGGCGGCGCTGGTCGGCGCGGCGGGAATCGCGGCGCACGTCGTGCAGGGGCTGTGGCAGCCGAACCGGGGGATCTCCTTCGGCTGGTGGCTGCTGCTCATCGCCCTCGGCTACGGCGCGATGGTCGGCTGGGGCGCGCTGGCGCGGGCGCGCCGGGAGCTGCTGATGTCGCTGCGCGAGCGGGCCCGCCGGGCCGAGGCCGAGCAGGGCCGCCGGGTCGCCGAGGCGCGCATGGCGGAGCGGACCCGGATCGCCCGTGAGATGCACGATGTGCTCGCCCACCGGCTGTCGCTGCTGGCGACCTACGCGGGCGCGCTGGAGTACCGGCCGGACGCCCCGCCGGAGAAGCTGTCGCATGCGGCCGGGGTGATCCGCGCCGGGGTGCACCAGGCGCTCGACGAGCTGCGCGAGGTGATCCTGCTTCTGCGCGCCGAGGACACCGACGAGGAGGACCGGCCCCAGCCCGTCCTGGACGACGTGCCCCGGCTGGTGGAGGAGTGCCGCGACGCGGGCGGGCAGGTGGAGCTGCGCGACGAGACGGTCGGCGCGTCCGCGCTCCCGGCGGCCGCCGGGCGCACGGCGTACCGGGTCGTGCAGGAGGGGCTGACCAACGCCCGCAAGCACGCCGTGGGACGTCCCGTCCGGGTGGTGCTGGAGGGGCGGCCGGGGGGCCGGCTCGTGGTCGACATCCGCAACCCGCTGGCCGAGGACGGCGCGGGGCCGCTCGCGCCCGGCAGCGGCACCGGGCTGGTGGGGCTGACCGAGCGGGTGCGGTTGGCCGGCGGGCGGCTCGACCACCAGGCCGCGGCGGGCGAGTTCCGGCTGCGCGCCTGGCTACCATGGCCCGCGTGA